In a genomic window of Brucella anthropi ATCC 49188:
- a CDS encoding LLM class flavin-dependent oxidoreductase: MPYALSFLDKSPIHDGEAVQTALARTIKLAQKAETAGFHRFWVAEHHNSPELASSSPEVLISFLLAHTKHIRIGSGGVMLQHYSTYKVAENFNLLSSLAPGRVDLGVGKAPGGLPLSTRALQGAYDPDRKPSFNEQLIELDKFLDQSPENTADRNGLAAYPVPPQKPERFLLGASVESAELAARLNWDFVYAGHIQGDPTAIKEAVDAYQAITNRPAILAVGVIVAESDAEAERLAVDIRRFRVSAEGLQPVNVGSHEQALEYVRQAGATQYTIEERTPRVIRGTAIHVHIELQRLHREFGIAEFIIDCPVSEGSHRLKTIELLAEARPAIAA, encoded by the coding sequence ATGCCCTACGCGCTCAGTTTTCTCGATAAAAGTCCCATTCATGACGGCGAAGCAGTTCAAACGGCACTGGCCCGCACGATCAAGCTTGCGCAGAAAGCAGAAACCGCAGGTTTTCATCGCTTCTGGGTGGCTGAACATCACAACTCACCAGAGCTCGCCAGTTCATCACCGGAAGTGTTGATCAGCTTTTTGCTGGCACATACCAAACATATCCGAATTGGTTCAGGCGGCGTTATGCTGCAGCATTACAGCACCTACAAGGTCGCAGAAAATTTCAATCTCCTGTCTTCACTTGCGCCCGGACGTGTCGATCTGGGTGTGGGCAAAGCCCCTGGGGGACTGCCGCTTTCAACCCGTGCCTTGCAGGGCGCCTATGACCCTGATCGGAAACCATCCTTCAATGAGCAACTGATTGAGTTAGATAAATTTCTCGACCAAAGCCCGGAAAATACCGCCGACCGGAACGGCCTTGCCGCTTATCCGGTTCCGCCACAAAAACCTGAACGTTTCCTGCTGGGTGCGAGCGTCGAAAGTGCTGAGCTTGCCGCACGTCTCAACTGGGACTTCGTCTATGCCGGTCATATTCAGGGTGACCCGACAGCCATAAAGGAAGCCGTTGACGCCTATCAGGCAATCACAAACCGTCCTGCCATTTTAGCTGTCGGCGTAATCGTTGCGGAAAGCGATGCCGAGGCAGAGAGGCTTGCTGTTGATATTCGGCGCTTCCGTGTTTCAGCCGAAGGTTTGCAGCCGGTCAACGTCGGCAGCCACGAACAAGCGCTCGAATATGTAAGGCAGGCAGGCGCCACGCAATACACGATTGAAGAGCGCACGCCACGTGTGATCCGTGGCACGGCCATCCACGTTCACATTGAGCTTCAACGCCTGCACCGTGAGTTTGGCATCGCTGAGTTTATCATCGACTGCCCGGTTTCCGAAGGAAGCCATCGGCTCAAAACGATCGAACTTCTCGCCGAAGCGCGCCCGGCCATAGCGGCATAA
- a CDS encoding RrF2 family transcriptional regulator — protein MLTKKGKYGLKALAHLAALEPGESAFVADIATQNNISKKFLDAILLELRNDGILRSKKGPGGGYSLSKPASEITIGQVVRVLDGPLAPIRCASRTAYEPCNDCVDHRACQVRRSMLLVREAIAGVLDRMTLEQFTRNGGLEDDRSAPAWAQLSA, from the coding sequence ATGCTTACGAAGAAGGGCAAATACGGTCTGAAGGCTCTGGCTCATCTCGCCGCACTTGAACCGGGAGAAAGTGCGTTCGTCGCCGATATTGCCACCCAGAACAATATCTCCAAGAAATTTCTCGACGCAATCCTGCTGGAATTGCGCAATGACGGCATTCTACGGTCGAAGAAAGGTCCCGGTGGCGGTTATAGCCTTTCCAAGCCTGCGTCGGAAATTACCATTGGTCAGGTCGTCCGTGTTCTCGACGGACCACTGGCACCAATCCGTTGCGCCAGCCGCACAGCGTACGAGCCGTGCAACGACTGCGTGGATCATCGCGCCTGTCAGGTACGTCGTTCCATGCTGCTGGTGCGCGAAGCAATAGCAGGCGTTCTCGATAGGATGACGCTGGAACAGTTTACCCGCAACGGTGGGTTGGAAGACGACCGCTCTGCGCCCGCTTGGGCGCAGTTAAGCGCCTGA
- a CDS encoding flavin reductase family protein — protein MGSTVTYLRENIPQYVEEPEDIEVSPGELKAAMRQLAGGVSVVTAGFNEGRTGATVTSATALSVEPPTIIVNINRGSSVWSAISRHNHFCVNVLSSGHQSIADRFAGKGGIKGVERYADAEWYALESGALALAGALASVDCAVEDVIERHTHAIVIGRVLKIVTGSGEPLLYHNGGYRLLDAISGA, from the coding sequence ATGGGATCAACGGTAACATATCTCCGCGAGAATATTCCGCAATATGTTGAAGAGCCTGAAGATATCGAGGTTTCTCCTGGCGAACTTAAAGCAGCCATGAGACAGCTTGCAGGTGGCGTGAGTGTTGTCACGGCGGGTTTCAATGAAGGGCGCACCGGGGCGACTGTGACGTCAGCCACAGCGCTTTCGGTTGAGCCGCCAACGATTATCGTAAATATCAATCGCGGTTCATCGGTCTGGTCGGCGATTAGTCGCCATAACCATTTCTGCGTGAATGTGCTGTCCTCCGGCCATCAGTCCATTGCCGATCGTTTTGCTGGCAAGGGTGGCATCAAGGGCGTTGAACGTTACGCGGATGCTGAATGGTATGCACTAGAAAGCGGTGCGCTGGCACTTGCTGGCGCATTGGCTTCCGTTGATTGCGCCGTGGAAGACGTGATCGAACGCCATACACATGCAATCGTGATCGGTCGCGTTCTGAAAATCGTTACGGGTTCCGGTGAACCGCTTCTGTATCACAATGGCGGCTATCGCCTTCTGGACGCTATATCAGGCGCTTAA
- a CDS encoding LLM class flavin-dependent oxidoreductase encodes MSERKQITFGVMLQGAGGHMNAWKHPSGPVDASTNFEFFVNAARKAEAAGIAFAFVADGLYVNEQSIPHFLNRFEPISILSALAASTSKIGLVGTVSTSYSDPFTIARQFASLDLISGGRAGWNAVTSPLEGSGRNYGRPHPEHELRYEIADEYLDVIKGLWDSWDDNAFVRDRENGVYVDKNKLRRINHKGRFFNVEGPLNISRSRQGQPVVFQAGSSDSGIRLAGKHADAVFTNGAKIEDVRSFYRQVKQSAVAQGRSSSDVGIFPGIGPIVGRTQEEADAKYQAIRNLVSVEEALLYLGRFFDHHDFSIYPLDEPFPELGEIGKNSFRATTDRIKKTARETGATLREIALDVATPRTAFIGTAEAIANELIDWVESEAADGFILGFPVIAEGLDDFIQHVLPILEERGYFNPELSGETLRDHLGLPFRESRYSSAVDQPVNKAARA; translated from the coding sequence ATGAGTGAACGAAAACAAATCACGTTTGGCGTCATGCTGCAGGGGGCTGGCGGCCATATGAACGCATGGAAGCATCCAAGTGGACCCGTCGATGCAAGCACCAATTTCGAGTTCTTCGTCAATGCCGCGCGTAAGGCAGAGGCGGCGGGGATCGCCTTTGCCTTTGTTGCTGACGGACTTTACGTCAATGAACAGTCGATACCGCATTTCCTCAATCGCTTCGAACCGATCTCGATCCTTTCGGCACTCGCTGCTTCCACCTCAAAAATTGGTTTGGTAGGTACGGTATCGACGTCCTACAGCGACCCCTTCACCATCGCGCGCCAGTTCGCTTCGCTGGATCTTATTTCTGGCGGACGCGCCGGATGGAATGCTGTCACCTCCCCACTCGAAGGGTCAGGCCGTAATTACGGGCGCCCGCATCCGGAACACGAACTACGCTATGAAATCGCGGACGAATATCTCGACGTCATCAAAGGACTCTGGGATTCCTGGGATGACAATGCCTTCGTCCGCGATCGCGAAAACGGCGTCTATGTCGATAAAAACAAGCTACGTCGCATTAATCACAAAGGGCGCTTTTTCAATGTCGAAGGACCGCTAAATATCAGCCGTTCCAGACAGGGGCAGCCAGTGGTGTTTCAGGCCGGATCGTCGGATTCGGGCATCCGGCTTGCCGGTAAACATGCCGATGCAGTGTTCACGAACGGTGCCAAGATTGAGGACGTGCGATCTTTCTACAGACAGGTCAAACAAAGTGCCGTTGCGCAGGGGCGCAGTTCTTCCGATGTAGGAATTTTCCCGGGTATTGGCCCGATTGTCGGGCGGACGCAGGAGGAAGCCGACGCGAAGTATCAGGCGATCCGTAATCTGGTGTCGGTCGAAGAGGCGCTGCTTTATCTCGGTCGCTTCTTCGATCATCACGATTTCAGCATCTATCCGCTCGACGAGCCTTTCCCTGAACTCGGCGAAATCGGCAAGAACAGTTTCCGCGCCACGACAGATCGCATCAAGAAGACGGCAAGGGAAACCGGCGCCACATTACGCGAGATCGCACTCGACGTCGCGACACCACGCACTGCCTTTATTGGAACGGCGGAGGCCATTGCCAATGAACTCATCGATTGGGTGGAAAGCGAAGCCGCCGATGGTTTCATTCTCGGCTTTCCCGTCATTGCGGAAGGTCTCGATGATTTCATCCAACACGTACTGCCGATCCTGGAAGAGCGTGGCTATTTCAACCCGGAACTGAGCGGTGAAACGCTGCGCGATCATCTGGGGCTGCCGTTCCGCGAAAGCCGTTATTCGTCGGCGGTAGATCAACCGGTAAACAAGGCCGCACGGGCCTGA
- a CDS encoding DUF2130 domain-containing protein — translation MHEIICPHCNKAFKIDETGYADILKQVRDSDFEKQLYERLELADQDKRNAVELAQAKVANELQKTAAAKDSEIQELRARLESGEVAQKLAVAEALSAVEKQRDTLLHELEKARREQEAASKLAEAKLIAELQKAATTKDAEIQSLKARLDAGELSQKLAVTEAVNTVEKERDELKNGLARITLEKQLAETALRDKYETQLKDRNDAIERLRDMKAKLSTKMIGETLEQHCSIEFDRIRATAFPRAYFEKDNDARNGSKGDFIFRDMDDAGSEIVSIMFEMKNENDETATKKKNEDFFKELDKDRSAKGCEYAVLVSLLEPENELYNTGIIDVSHRYPKMYVVRPQFFIPIITLLRNAAMNSLHYKNELALVKAQNVDITNFESQLDDFKAAFGRNWRLASDGFEEAVKRIDEAIKDLEKTKEALHKSANNLRLANDKAEDLTVKRLTRGNPTMAIKFAELKQNGMPDNE, via the coding sequence ATGCATGAAATCATCTGCCCGCATTGCAACAAGGCATTCAAGATCGATGAGACGGGCTATGCCGATATCCTGAAGCAGGTGCGTGACAGTGATTTCGAGAAGCAGCTGTATGAGCGCTTGGAGTTGGCTGATCAGGACAAGCGTAACGCTGTTGAGCTTGCTCAGGCTAAAGTTGCCAATGAATTGCAGAAGACTGCCGCAGCCAAGGATTCTGAAATCCAGGAACTGAGGGCAAGACTTGAATCCGGTGAAGTCGCGCAGAAACTCGCAGTTGCTGAGGCGTTGAGTGCTGTCGAAAAACAACGCGATACTCTTTTGCATGAGCTTGAGAAAGCAAGACGGGAGCAGGAGGCTGCATCAAAACTGGCCGAGGCGAAGCTTATTGCCGAACTACAGAAAGCAGCCACCACTAAAGACGCGGAGATCCAGAGCCTGAAGGCCAGGCTCGATGCAGGGGAGCTTTCGCAGAAGCTCGCGGTCACCGAAGCCGTCAATACGGTTGAGAAAGAGCGTGACGAACTGAAGAATGGGCTTGCTCGGATCACGCTCGAAAAACAGCTTGCTGAAACTGCACTCAGGGACAAGTACGAAACGCAGCTGAAGGATCGCAACGACGCAATCGAGCGTCTGAGGGATATGAAAGCGAAACTATCGACAAAAATGATCGGCGAGACGCTGGAACAGCACTGCTCAATCGAGTTTGACCGCATTCGTGCGACCGCTTTCCCCCGTGCGTATTTTGAGAAGGATAACGACGCGCGCAACGGTAGCAAGGGCGACTTCATCTTCCGCGACATGGACGATGCAGGTTCTGAAATCGTCTCGATCATGTTCGAGATGAAGAACGAAAATGACGAGACGGCTACCAAGAAGAAGAACGAAGATTTTTTCAAAGAATTAGACAAGGACCGGAGCGCGAAAGGCTGTGAATACGCTGTTCTGGTCTCGTTGCTTGAGCCCGAGAATGAGCTCTACAACACCGGGATCATTGACGTATCCCACCGCTATCCGAAAATGTACGTCGTCCGACCGCAGTTTTTCATCCCGATCATCACGCTGCTGCGCAATGCGGCGATGAACTCGCTCCACTACAAGAATGAGCTGGCACTGGTGAAGGCGCAAAATGTCGACATAACAAACTTCGAATCCCAGCTTGATGACTTTAAAGCCGCATTCGGGCGCAACTGGCGTCTGGCTTCAGATGGCTTTGAGGAAGCAGTCAAACGCATCGACGAGGCCATCAAGGATCTGGAGAAAACGAAGGAAGCGCTTCACAAGTCGGCCAACAACTTGCGGCTTGCAAACGACAAGGCAGAGGACCTGACGGTAAAGCGGCTCACGCGCGGTAACCCAACGATGGCTATCAAGTTTGCCGAACTCAAGCAGAACGGCATGCCCGATAATGAATGA
- a CDS encoding GNAT family N-acetyltransferase, producing the protein MSDIFLYTSSLDPRAKPLIDELLYEYDSRYGTYFNAEGAAAEMNHYPPEAFAPPSGNFVLLIRDGETIGGGAFKAFDARTAEFKRIWTRSDLRRQGLARKLLVELEEQAARQGYSRIYLTTGFRQPEAVGLYLHNGYTALFDTGADPEIYKTLPFEKEIGHLAAPLGRGNDHHITDRQHIASQ; encoded by the coding sequence ATGAGCGATATCTTTCTGTACACCAGTTCTCTTGATCCACGTGCGAAGCCGCTCATCGATGAGCTTCTGTATGAATATGACAGTCGTTACGGCACATATTTCAACGCGGAAGGTGCGGCGGCAGAAATGAACCACTATCCGCCCGAGGCGTTTGCGCCACCCAGCGGTAATTTTGTGCTGTTGATCCGGGACGGTGAAACCATCGGCGGCGGTGCCTTTAAGGCTTTTGATGCGCGTACTGCGGAGTTCAAGCGCATCTGGACGCGGTCGGATCTGCGGCGACAGGGGCTGGCGCGCAAGCTTCTCGTGGAACTGGAAGAACAGGCGGCAAGACAGGGCTATTCCCGCATCTATCTGACGACCGGCTTCCGCCAGCCTGAAGCCGTCGGTCTCTATCTCCACAACGGCTATACGGCGCTTTTCGACACAGGTGCGGATCCTGAAATTTACAAGACGCTGCCTTTTGAAAAGGAGATCGGCCATCTGGCCGCTCCGCTTGGGCGCGGCAACGATCATCACATCACGGACCGACAACATATCGCCAGCCAGTGA
- a CDS encoding LLM class flavin-dependent oxidoreductase gives MPLSHIGHFAFLIPGSHRENDPAQGLEDTLQLFEHGERLGYDSAWVRQRHLERGISSAATFLAAASQRTKRIGLGTAVIQLGYENPFRLAEDLATVDLLSNGRLNVGVSVGEPPFAHLIADFVDAVPIADYSHSRAEKLARALRSEPLSGKTEAGNAAGAQIPRLRPFAEGLTERLWYGGGSQNSAKWAGQAGFNLLTGNIVSGENTDSFLTAQKALIERFRQEWAHERAPRVALGRVILPTDGASPDARRRYAEFAAERDKRTGLSHGPRRTLFLPDIVGTTEEILEKLAVDPVLPLVSEFRLELPYEFHAEDYAQILTDFGRLLPASGTRKPELSVVRAG, from the coding sequence ATGCCCCTTTCACACATTGGACATTTTGCCTTCCTCATTCCTGGCAGTCATCGCGAAAATGATCCCGCGCAGGGTTTGGAGGACACATTGCAGCTTTTCGAGCATGGAGAGCGGCTGGGATACGACAGTGCATGGGTGCGGCAGCGCCATCTGGAGCGCGGTATTTCATCCGCGGCCACCTTTCTCGCAGCAGCTTCGCAGCGGACGAAACGGATTGGTCTAGGCACCGCGGTTATTCAGCTTGGCTATGAAAATCCGTTTCGTCTGGCTGAGGATCTGGCGACGGTCGATCTGCTTTCGAATGGCAGGCTGAATGTTGGTGTTTCAGTCGGCGAACCGCCCTTCGCTCATCTGATCGCGGACTTTGTCGATGCCGTTCCAATTGCAGATTACAGTCACTCACGGGCTGAAAAGCTGGCGCGTGCCCTACGTTCAGAGCCACTGTCCGGCAAGACGGAGGCAGGCAATGCCGCTGGTGCCCAAATCCCGCGTTTGAGACCGTTTGCGGAAGGGCTGACCGAACGCCTGTGGTATGGCGGGGGTTCGCAAAATTCTGCCAAATGGGCGGGACAAGCCGGCTTTAATCTTTTGACTGGAAATATTGTCAGCGGTGAAAACACCGACAGTTTTCTGACTGCGCAGAAAGCATTGATTGAACGTTTCCGTCAGGAATGGGCGCATGAACGTGCGCCGCGCGTCGCACTTGGGCGTGTAATATTGCCTACAGATGGCGCCAGCCCGGACGCGCGTCGTCGTTATGCGGAATTTGCGGCTGAACGTGATAAGCGGACGGGGCTTTCTCATGGTCCACGCCGCACGCTGTTCTTGCCTGATATTGTCGGGACGACGGAAGAAATTCTCGAAAAGCTGGCAGTCGACCCGGTTCTGCCGCTTGTGTCTGAATTCCGCCTGGAGCTGCCCTATGAATTTCACGCAGAGGATTATGCACAAATCCTCACGGACTTTGGGCGGCTGCTTCCCGCATCTGGCACAAGGAAACCGGAACTCAGTGTCGTTCGGGCAGGTTAG
- a CDS encoding GNAT family N-acetyltransferase, with protein MVDIIVQSSLLNPAAQPLIDGLAHEYDLRYADLDRSGGARAEILRYPTDAFAPPLGGFLLLQRDGETIAGGAYMSHDDETVELKRIWTASHLRRQGLARRIVLALEESAGNLGYTRAYLSTGFRQPEATALYIALGYRPLFDTSVDVLQYRSLPFEKHIGTKLGQQISSPLYPASASFEEATQRVQERKAVQEANILARLQSYREAAA; from the coding sequence ATGGTTGATATTATTGTCCAGTCCTCTCTTTTGAATCCGGCAGCGCAGCCCCTTATCGATGGCCTGGCTCACGAATATGATCTTCGTTATGCCGATCTGGACCGATCCGGTGGCGCGCGCGCAGAAATTCTGCGTTACCCCACGGACGCATTTGCGCCGCCGCTTGGCGGATTCCTGTTGCTTCAACGCGATGGGGAAACCATTGCCGGTGGCGCCTATATGAGCCACGACGATGAAACCGTGGAGCTCAAACGTATCTGGACCGCGTCGCATTTGCGCAGGCAGGGGCTGGCGCGCCGCATTGTGCTGGCGCTCGAAGAAAGTGCGGGCAATCTGGGCTATACGCGCGCTTATCTGTCTACGGGCTTCCGCCAACCAGAAGCAACTGCGCTCTACATCGCACTCGGCTATCGTCCGCTTTTCGATACATCCGTCGATGTTCTGCAATATCGCTCACTGCCCTTTGAAAAGCACATTGGCACCAAATTGGGCCAGCAGATCTCCTCGCCACTTTATCCAGCATCTGCCTCCTTCGAAGAAGCAACCCAGCGTGTGCAGGAGCGCAAGGCGGTGCAGGAAGCAAACATTCTGGCGCGGCTTCAAAGCTATCGCGAAGCCGCTGCATGA
- a CDS encoding M20 aminoacylase family protein, translated as MDVTSRSRNRLDAAREGIAAHLDEFIALRHDIHQHPELAFNEHRTSRLIASKLASWGYDVTTGVAGTGVVATLVRGEGQRRLAIRADMDALPIEEATGLPYASRNKGVMHACGHDGHTTILLAAARYLAKEGNFSGTLDLVFQPAEEIGAGARKMISEGLFERFPADAVFGLHNWPGVSAGRFGFVAGPAMASVDKAVIRIVGKGGHGAEPHNAVDPIVAAASLVTALQSIVSRNVDPREMAVVTVGSIHGGEASNVIPGSVELQLTIRSYSEEVRRGLQIRIPALARAQAESFGAVAEVDYRLGFPSVINPVEETAFARKVAVDAFGDGALDSAFAPRTASEDFAFMLQAKPGSYLFVGNGDSAPLHSAEYNFNDQIIAPAALYWVQLAEAFLNENRW; from the coding sequence ATGGATGTTACCTCCCGATCCCGCAACAGGCTTGATGCCGCGAGAGAAGGCATTGCCGCGCATCTCGATGAATTCATAGCGCTTCGTCATGACATTCATCAGCATCCGGAGCTTGCCTTCAACGAGCATCGCACGAGCCGCCTCATTGCTTCAAAACTCGCCTCCTGGGGCTATGACGTTACGACGGGAGTTGCGGGAACCGGCGTGGTTGCAACCTTGGTGCGGGGGGAAGGTCAGCGCCGTCTCGCGATCCGGGCAGATATGGACGCTCTACCGATAGAAGAGGCAACGGGACTTCCCTATGCCAGCCGAAACAAAGGTGTAATGCACGCTTGCGGCCATGACGGGCACACGACGATCCTGCTCGCGGCTGCGCGATATCTGGCCAAGGAGGGGAATTTCAGCGGTACGCTCGATCTTGTTTTCCAACCGGCAGAAGAAATCGGTGCCGGAGCACGCAAGATGATAAGCGAAGGGCTTTTCGAGCGGTTTCCCGCCGATGCGGTGTTCGGATTGCACAACTGGCCGGGTGTCAGTGCAGGACGTTTCGGCTTTGTCGCGGGACCGGCTATGGCATCTGTAGACAAGGCTGTCATCAGGATCGTCGGCAAGGGTGGTCACGGGGCGGAACCGCACAATGCTGTCGATCCTATTGTCGCCGCTGCGTCTCTCGTTACCGCCTTGCAGAGCATCGTTTCGCGCAATGTCGATCCACGTGAAATGGCGGTCGTCACGGTCGGTTCCATTCATGGCGGTGAAGCTTCGAACGTCATTCCTGGTTCGGTGGAACTGCAACTGACGATCCGTTCCTACAGCGAAGAGGTGCGGCGCGGATTGCAGATACGCATCCCGGCGCTTGCTCGCGCTCAGGCTGAAAGTTTTGGTGCCGTTGCGGAAGTCGACTATAGGTTGGGCTTTCCTTCTGTCATCAATCCGGTTGAGGAAACCGCATTCGCCCGCAAGGTTGCAGTCGACGCCTTCGGCGATGGTGCCCTAGACAGCGCATTTGCGCCACGCACTGCCAGCGAGGATTTTGCTTTCATGCTGCAGGCAAAGCCCGGCAGCTATCTCTTCGTCGGTAACGGCGATAGCGCGCCACTGCACAGCGCCGAATACAACTTCAACGATCAGATCATCGCGCCAGCTGCCCTCTATTGGGTGCAGCTTGCCGAAGCCTTTCTCAACGAAAACAGATGGTGA